From the genome of Nasonia vitripennis strain AsymCx chromosome 1, Nvit_psr_1.1, whole genome shotgun sequence, one region includes:
- the LOC100121856 gene encoding uncharacterized protein LOC100121856 isoform X3, whose product MPHLTETSLQLGKEPATMFKEFFIFAAELACLFNQGVSVPMSSSCSIHCDGKDTDKAGSKRMEYEVFLGGSCNPTTWRTDIAIPALQSLGITYFNPQVAQWGPELVAQEYEAKKTARVLFFVIDDRTRNTAGIIEAAGLAGTRRESLVIVIHPYRQGQSIFGETLSNQEYYELMNGLMVLQYLMERMRIPIFESISAALNCTSKIIRNAINVQDLHAEDGIRPPRISFGQHGTDVTKLREAFKSLDSGDTGTISLAEALMLLQNNGKCNNLSISDLRNVANKADTHEKSVIEKLSSNGDNLREQRVNFEQFCAIASEWSWRFKNNGVNCENWTNSIISDTDKRDLYVGVVGKDLNWLESSAVPLVESMGLTLHRPSTNEYSARVLPLELQRMKNSRLIMLVIPHHARGIAIMALAAHLIGLRAKLVLCVQALPEGFSVSGEKLTEQAIKDYNRGRIYLSDMATREGVPVYENIGDALQHAIQIVQSPC is encoded by the exons ATGCCGCATCTCACCGAAACTTCGCTACAGCTCGGTAAGGAGCCCGCCACGATGTTCAAGGAATTTTTCATATTCGCTGCGGAGCTGGCGTGTCTCTTCAATCAGGG AGTATCTGTTCCTATGAGCAGCTCTTGCTCGATACACTGTGATGGAAAGGACACTGACAAGGCTGGCTCAA AGAGGATGGAGTACGAGGTGTTCCTGGGCGGTTCCTGTAACCCAACCACCTGGAGAACCGACATCGCCATCCCGGCGCTGCAGAGCCTCGGCATCACCTATTTCAATCCC CAAGTGGCGCAATGGGGTCCGGAGCTCGTCGCCCAGGAGTACGAGGCGAAGAAGACGGCCCGCGTGTTGTTCTTCGTCATAGACGACAGGACGCGCAACACCGCGGGCATAATCGAAGCCGCTGGTTTAGCCGGCACCAGGCGCGAGTCCCTCGTCATCGTCATTCATCCCTACAGACAGGGCCAGAGCATCTTCGGCGAGACCCTCTCCAACCA AGAGTATTACGAGCTGATGAACGGACTGATGGTGCTTCAGTATCTCATGGAGAGGATGAGGATACCGATTTTCGAGAGCATATCGGCCGCGCTCAATTGTACGTCCAAG ATTATTCGCAATGCCATCAACGTTCAAGATTTGCATGCCGAGGACGGAATCAGGCCACCTAGAATCTCATTCGGTCAACACGGAACTGACGTCAC AAAACTCAGAGAAGCCTTCAAATCTCTGGACTCCGGTGACACGGGAACGATAAGTTTGGCCGAG GCCTTGATGCTCCTGCAAAACAATGGCAAGTGCAACAATTTATCGATTTCCGATTTGCGCAACGTTGCTAACAAAGCTG ATACGCACGAAAAGTCAGTGATAGAAAAATTGTCGAGCAACGGCGACAACCTTCGGGAGCAGCGCGTGAACTTCGAACAGTTCTGCGCGATAGCCAGCGAATGGTCGTGGCGCTTCAAGAATAATGGAGTCAACTGTGAAA aCTGGACCAATTCCATTATATCAGATACCGATAAACGGGATCTATATGTCGGCGTCGTGGGCAAGGATTTGAATTGGTTGGAATCGTCCGCAGTGCCTTTAGTTGA GTCCATGGGCTTAACACTTCATCGTCCAAGTACAAATGAGTATAGTGCTCGAGTATTACCTCTGGAGTTACAGCGCATGAAAAATTCACGATTGATAATGCTAGTCATACCGCATCACGCACGCGGTATTGCAATAATGGCATTAGCTGCTCACTTGATCGGATTGCGCGCTAAACTCGTCCTCTGTGTTCAAGCTCTCCCCGAGGGTTTTTCCGTGTCTGGCGAAAAA TTGACGGAGCAGGCAATAAAAGACTACAATAGAGGTAGAATATATTTGTCAGACATGGCGACGCGCGAAGGTGTACCTGTTTATGAAAATATCGGCGATGCTCTGCAGCACGCGATACAAATAGTTCAAAGTCCATGCTGA
- the LOC100117013 gene encoding cysteine--tRNA ligase, cytoplasmic: MSKRLQPSWSPPECKSGPPLKLYNSLTRQKEEFVPQYRNRVLWYSCGPTVYDASHMGHARSYISFDILRRVLSDYFNFDVVYVMNITDIDDKIIKRARQNHLYENYLAENHSLDQILSDAKSVMQTFENTVKTTTDPDKRTMYERMLIRVKESIEKLEVAVKSNNQAQIKECQDVLLKESKDPLSDWLDKKKGDTVTEHSIFSKLSQHWENDFHKDMDALNVWRPNVLTRVSEYVPEIVAFIEKIIANGLAYESNGSVYFDVKAFDKSEKHYYAKLVPEAYGDTSSLQEGEGDLSVSADRLSEKRSVTDFALWKSSKAGEPWWDSPWGKGRPGWHIECSVMASAICGESLDIHTGGVDLKFPHHDNELAQAEAYFDNSHWVRYFLHSGHLTISGCKMSKSLKNFITIKEALKKHSARQLRLAFLLHSWKDTLDYGDATMDMAVQYEKFLNEFFLNVKCRIRKIGSAGTTINTFDKWGQQEVELNNKFCAAKDDVHNALCDNIDTRTALDIIRELVTTSNIYIKDCQKPNTLLLRDIAVYITKIFTVFGAIATHDSIGFPLEDESKNVNLEETIMPYLEILSEFREKVRGHARLLKATDILQECDRLRDDILPNVGVRLEDQEGANAQVKLCNREELLREREQKKRQEAEKAAEKEKKKAEAAAAAAAKEAQKKIPPKEMFRSETDKYSQFDENGLPTHDLEGKEVSKGQLKKLQKLQQAQEKRYNEYLASIQNGS, from the exons ATGTCCAAGCGACTGCAGCCTTCCTGGAGTCCTCCAGAATGTAAAAGTGGTCCTCCTTTGAAGCTTTACAACAGTTTAACTCGACAAAAAGAAGAATTTGTTCCTCAATATAGAAACCGAGTTTTGTGGTACAGCTGTGGGCCAACGGTTTATGATGCATCGCATATGGGTCATGCCCG ATCGTACATTTCATTTGATATTTTGAGAAGAGTTTTATCCGATTACTTTAACTTCGATGTGGTTTATGTCATGAACATAACAGATATTGATGACAAAATTATAAAGCGAGCAAGGCAAAACCACCTCTATGAAAATTACCTTGCCGAAAACCACAGTCTTGATCAAATATTGAGCGATGCTAAAAGTGTTATGCAGACATTTGAGAATACTGTGAAAACTACTACAGATCCCGACAAGAGAACCATGTATGAAAGAATGTTGATTCGTGTAAAAGAATCTATTGAGAAACTCGAAGTAGCTGTAAAATCCAATAACCAAGCTCAAATCAAAGAATGTCAAGAC gtTCTGCTCAAGGAATCTAAAGACCCTCTTTCCGACTGGTTAGATAAAAAGAAGGGGGATACCGTTACTGAACATTCAATTTTCAGCAAATTGTCTCAGCATTGGGAGAATGACTTTCACAAAGACATGGATGCCTTGAAT GTCTGGAGACCTAATGTGCTCACAAGAGTCAGCGAATACGTTCCAGAAATTGTtgcatttattgaaaaaattattgcaaatGGACTTGCTTATGAGAGCAATGGTTCAGTCTACTTTGATGTCAAAGCCTTTGACAAGAGTGAAAAACATTACTATGCCAAGTTAGTACCAGAAGCATACGGCGATACATCCTCATTGCAAGAAGGAGAAG GTGATCTGAGTGTTTCCGCCGACCGACTATCGGAGAAGCGTTCAGTCACAGATTTTGCACTGTGGAAGAGCTCGAAAGCAGGTGAGCCTTGGTGGGATTCGCCTTGGGGCAAAGGTCGACCAGGTTGGCACATCGAGTGCTCTGTTATGGCATCGGCCATCTGCGGCGAGAGTCTAGATATTCACACGGGCGGTGTTGATCTCAAATTCCCGCATCACGACAACGAGCTTGCCCAAGCCGAGGCTTACTTCGACAACTCGCACTGGGTCAGGTATTTCCTACACTCTGGTCACCTTACCATTTCTGGTTGCAAGATGTCCAAGTCTTTGAAGAACTTCATTACGATCAAGGAGGCGCTCAAGAAGCATTCTGCCAGGCAGCTGAGGCTGGCCTTTTTGCTGCATTCCTGGAAGGATACCCTGGATTATGGAGATGCTACCATGGATATGGCTGTGCAATACGAAAAGTTCTTGAACGAGTTCTTTTTGAACGTCAAATGCAGGATCAGGAAGATTGGCTCTGCTGGTACCACGATAAACACCTTTGACAAGTGGGGACAGCAAGAAGTGGAACTGAATAATAAATTCTGCGCCGCAAAAGATGATGTTCACAATGCGCTCTGTG ATAACATCGATACGAGAACCGCACTTGATATTATTAGAGAATTAGTCACGACTAGCAATATTTACATTAAAGACTGCCAAAAGCCTAATACTCTATTGCTCCGAGACATTGCGGTCTACATAACGAAGATATTCACCGTTTTCGGAGCTATCGCCACTCACGACTCGATTGGATTCCCGCTTGAAGATGAATCTAAGAACGTTAAC CTCGAGGAAACGATAATGCCCTACCTGGAGATCCTATCCGAGTTCCGCGAGAAGGTGCGCGGCCACGCTCGGTTGCTCAAAGCCACGGATATTCTGCAGGAGTGCGACCGTCTGCGAGATGACATATTGCCCAACGTGGGTGTGCGACTTGAGGATCAGGAAGGCGCAAACGCACAGGTGAAACTCTGCAATCGAGAAGAACTGCTTCGCGAACGTGAGCAGAAGAAACGCCAGGAAGCCGAAAAGGCAGCCGAGAAGGAAAAGAAGAAGGCGGAGGCGGCTGCGGCTGCGGCTGCTAAGGAAGCGCAGAAGAAAATTCCGCCGAAGGAAATGTTCCGATCCGAGACCGACAAGTATTCTCAATTCGATGAGAAT GGTCTTCCAACTCACGACCTCGAAGGAAAGGAAGTCAGCAAGGGCCAGCTGAAGAAGTTGCAGAAGCTTCAGCAAGCACAGGAAAAGAGGTACAACGAATACCTAGCCAGTATTCAAAATGGCTCATGA
- the LOC100121856 gene encoding uncharacterized protein LOC100121856 isoform X4, whose product MFKRGLFYIPVKGFDIRKVSVPMSSSCSIHCDGKDTDKAGSKRMEYEVFLGGSCNPTTWRTDIAIPALQSLGITYFNPQVAQWGPELVAQEYEAKKTARVLFFVIDDRTRNTAGIIEAAGLAGTRRESLVIVIHPYRQGQSIFGETLSNQEYYELMNGLMVLQYLMERMRIPIFESISAALNCTSKIIRNAINVQDLHAEDGIRPPRISFGQHGTDVTKLREAFKSLDSGDTGTISLAEALMLLQNNGKCNNLSISDLRNVANKADTHEKSVIEKLSSNGDNLREQRVNFEQFCAIASEWSWRFKNNGVNCENWTNSIISDTDKRDLYVGVVGKDLNWLESSAVPLVESMGLTLHRPSTNEYSARVLPLELQRMKNSRLIMLVIPHHARGIAIMALAAHLIGLRAKLVLCVQALPEGFSVSGEKLTEQAIKDYNRGRIYLSDMATREGVPVYENIGDALQHAIQIVQSPC is encoded by the exons ATGTTCAAGCGTGGATTGTTTTATATCCCTGTAAAAGGATTTGATATTCGAAA AGTATCTGTTCCTATGAGCAGCTCTTGCTCGATACACTGTGATGGAAAGGACACTGACAAGGCTGGCTCAA AGAGGATGGAGTACGAGGTGTTCCTGGGCGGTTCCTGTAACCCAACCACCTGGAGAACCGACATCGCCATCCCGGCGCTGCAGAGCCTCGGCATCACCTATTTCAATCCC CAAGTGGCGCAATGGGGTCCGGAGCTCGTCGCCCAGGAGTACGAGGCGAAGAAGACGGCCCGCGTGTTGTTCTTCGTCATAGACGACAGGACGCGCAACACCGCGGGCATAATCGAAGCCGCTGGTTTAGCCGGCACCAGGCGCGAGTCCCTCGTCATCGTCATTCATCCCTACAGACAGGGCCAGAGCATCTTCGGCGAGACCCTCTCCAACCA AGAGTATTACGAGCTGATGAACGGACTGATGGTGCTTCAGTATCTCATGGAGAGGATGAGGATACCGATTTTCGAGAGCATATCGGCCGCGCTCAATTGTACGTCCAAG ATTATTCGCAATGCCATCAACGTTCAAGATTTGCATGCCGAGGACGGAATCAGGCCACCTAGAATCTCATTCGGTCAACACGGAACTGACGTCAC AAAACTCAGAGAAGCCTTCAAATCTCTGGACTCCGGTGACACGGGAACGATAAGTTTGGCCGAG GCCTTGATGCTCCTGCAAAACAATGGCAAGTGCAACAATTTATCGATTTCCGATTTGCGCAACGTTGCTAACAAAGCTG ATACGCACGAAAAGTCAGTGATAGAAAAATTGTCGAGCAACGGCGACAACCTTCGGGAGCAGCGCGTGAACTTCGAACAGTTCTGCGCGATAGCCAGCGAATGGTCGTGGCGCTTCAAGAATAATGGAGTCAACTGTGAAA aCTGGACCAATTCCATTATATCAGATACCGATAAACGGGATCTATATGTCGGCGTCGTGGGCAAGGATTTGAATTGGTTGGAATCGTCCGCAGTGCCTTTAGTTGA GTCCATGGGCTTAACACTTCATCGTCCAAGTACAAATGAGTATAGTGCTCGAGTATTACCTCTGGAGTTACAGCGCATGAAAAATTCACGATTGATAATGCTAGTCATACCGCATCACGCACGCGGTATTGCAATAATGGCATTAGCTGCTCACTTGATCGGATTGCGCGCTAAACTCGTCCTCTGTGTTCAAGCTCTCCCCGAGGGTTTTTCCGTGTCTGGCGAAAAA TTGACGGAGCAGGCAATAAAAGACTACAATAGAGGTAGAATATATTTGTCAGACATGGCGACGCGCGAAGGTGTACCTGTTTATGAAAATATCGGCGATGCTCTGCAGCACGCGATACAAATAGTTCAAAGTCCATGCTGA
- the LOC100121856 gene encoding uncharacterized protein LOC100121856 isoform X2, whose amino-acid sequence MFKRGLFYIPVKGFDIRKVSVPMSSSCSIHCDGKDTDKAGSKRMEYEVFLGGSCNPTTWRTDIAIPALQSLGITYFNPQVAQWGPELVAQEYEAKKTARVLFFVIDDRTRNTAGIIEAAGLAGTRRESLVIVIHPYRQGQSIFGETLSNQEYYELMNGLMVLQYLMERMRIPIFESISAALNCTSKIIRNAINVQDLHAEDGIRPPRISFGQHGTDVTKLREAFKSLDSGDTGTISLAEALMLLQNNGKCNNLSISDLRNVANKADTHEKSVIEKLSSNGDNLREQRVNFEQFCAIASEWSWRFKNNGVNCESEIPSVWRILCRKASKFLRRAFVHPFNRFLDWTNSIISDTDKRDLYVGVVGKDLNWLESSAVPLVESMGLTLHRPSTNEYSARVLPLELQRMKNSRLIMLVIPHHARGIAIMALAAHLIGLRAKLVLCVQALPEGFSVSGEKLTEQAIKDYNRGRIYLSDMATREGVPVYENIGDALQHAIQIVQSPC is encoded by the exons ATGTTCAAGCGTGGATTGTTTTATATCCCTGTAAAAGGATTTGATATTCGAAA AGTATCTGTTCCTATGAGCAGCTCTTGCTCGATACACTGTGATGGAAAGGACACTGACAAGGCTGGCTCAA AGAGGATGGAGTACGAGGTGTTCCTGGGCGGTTCCTGTAACCCAACCACCTGGAGAACCGACATCGCCATCCCGGCGCTGCAGAGCCTCGGCATCACCTATTTCAATCCC CAAGTGGCGCAATGGGGTCCGGAGCTCGTCGCCCAGGAGTACGAGGCGAAGAAGACGGCCCGCGTGTTGTTCTTCGTCATAGACGACAGGACGCGCAACACCGCGGGCATAATCGAAGCCGCTGGTTTAGCCGGCACCAGGCGCGAGTCCCTCGTCATCGTCATTCATCCCTACAGACAGGGCCAGAGCATCTTCGGCGAGACCCTCTCCAACCA AGAGTATTACGAGCTGATGAACGGACTGATGGTGCTTCAGTATCTCATGGAGAGGATGAGGATACCGATTTTCGAGAGCATATCGGCCGCGCTCAATTGTACGTCCAAG ATTATTCGCAATGCCATCAACGTTCAAGATTTGCATGCCGAGGACGGAATCAGGCCACCTAGAATCTCATTCGGTCAACACGGAACTGACGTCAC AAAACTCAGAGAAGCCTTCAAATCTCTGGACTCCGGTGACACGGGAACGATAAGTTTGGCCGAG GCCTTGATGCTCCTGCAAAACAATGGCAAGTGCAACAATTTATCGATTTCCGATTTGCGCAACGTTGCTAACAAAGCTG ATACGCACGAAAAGTCAGTGATAGAAAAATTGTCGAGCAACGGCGACAACCTTCGGGAGCAGCGCGTGAACTTCGAACAGTTCTGCGCGATAGCCAGCGAATGGTCGTGGCGCTTCAAGAATAATGGAGTCAACTGTGAAAGTGAGATACCTTCAGTTTGGCGTATATTATGTAGGAAGGCCTCAAAGTTTCTGCGCAGAGCTTTCGTACACCCTTTTAATCGTTTCCTAg aCTGGACCAATTCCATTATATCAGATACCGATAAACGGGATCTATATGTCGGCGTCGTGGGCAAGGATTTGAATTGGTTGGAATCGTCCGCAGTGCCTTTAGTTGA GTCCATGGGCTTAACACTTCATCGTCCAAGTACAAATGAGTATAGTGCTCGAGTATTACCTCTGGAGTTACAGCGCATGAAAAATTCACGATTGATAATGCTAGTCATACCGCATCACGCACGCGGTATTGCAATAATGGCATTAGCTGCTCACTTGATCGGATTGCGCGCTAAACTCGTCCTCTGTGTTCAAGCTCTCCCCGAGGGTTTTTCCGTGTCTGGCGAAAAA TTGACGGAGCAGGCAATAAAAGACTACAATAGAGGTAGAATATATTTGTCAGACATGGCGACGCGCGAAGGTGTACCTGTTTATGAAAATATCGGCGATGCTCTGCAGCACGCGATACAAATAGTTCAAAGTCCATGCTGA
- the LOC100121856 gene encoding uncharacterized protein LOC100121856 isoform X1: protein MPHLTETSLQLGKEPATMFKEFFIFAAELACLFNQGVSVPMSSSCSIHCDGKDTDKAGSKRMEYEVFLGGSCNPTTWRTDIAIPALQSLGITYFNPQVAQWGPELVAQEYEAKKTARVLFFVIDDRTRNTAGIIEAAGLAGTRRESLVIVIHPYRQGQSIFGETLSNQEYYELMNGLMVLQYLMERMRIPIFESISAALNCTSKIIRNAINVQDLHAEDGIRPPRISFGQHGTDVTKLREAFKSLDSGDTGTISLAEALMLLQNNGKCNNLSISDLRNVANKADTHEKSVIEKLSSNGDNLREQRVNFEQFCAIASEWSWRFKNNGVNCESEIPSVWRILCRKASKFLRRAFVHPFNRFLDWTNSIISDTDKRDLYVGVVGKDLNWLESSAVPLVESMGLTLHRPSTNEYSARVLPLELQRMKNSRLIMLVIPHHARGIAIMALAAHLIGLRAKLVLCVQALPEGFSVSGEKLTEQAIKDYNRGRIYLSDMATREGVPVYENIGDALQHAIQIVQSPC, encoded by the exons ATGCCGCATCTCACCGAAACTTCGCTACAGCTCGGTAAGGAGCCCGCCACGATGTTCAAGGAATTTTTCATATTCGCTGCGGAGCTGGCGTGTCTCTTCAATCAGGG AGTATCTGTTCCTATGAGCAGCTCTTGCTCGATACACTGTGATGGAAAGGACACTGACAAGGCTGGCTCAA AGAGGATGGAGTACGAGGTGTTCCTGGGCGGTTCCTGTAACCCAACCACCTGGAGAACCGACATCGCCATCCCGGCGCTGCAGAGCCTCGGCATCACCTATTTCAATCCC CAAGTGGCGCAATGGGGTCCGGAGCTCGTCGCCCAGGAGTACGAGGCGAAGAAGACGGCCCGCGTGTTGTTCTTCGTCATAGACGACAGGACGCGCAACACCGCGGGCATAATCGAAGCCGCTGGTTTAGCCGGCACCAGGCGCGAGTCCCTCGTCATCGTCATTCATCCCTACAGACAGGGCCAGAGCATCTTCGGCGAGACCCTCTCCAACCA AGAGTATTACGAGCTGATGAACGGACTGATGGTGCTTCAGTATCTCATGGAGAGGATGAGGATACCGATTTTCGAGAGCATATCGGCCGCGCTCAATTGTACGTCCAAG ATTATTCGCAATGCCATCAACGTTCAAGATTTGCATGCCGAGGACGGAATCAGGCCACCTAGAATCTCATTCGGTCAACACGGAACTGACGTCAC AAAACTCAGAGAAGCCTTCAAATCTCTGGACTCCGGTGACACGGGAACGATAAGTTTGGCCGAG GCCTTGATGCTCCTGCAAAACAATGGCAAGTGCAACAATTTATCGATTTCCGATTTGCGCAACGTTGCTAACAAAGCTG ATACGCACGAAAAGTCAGTGATAGAAAAATTGTCGAGCAACGGCGACAACCTTCGGGAGCAGCGCGTGAACTTCGAACAGTTCTGCGCGATAGCCAGCGAATGGTCGTGGCGCTTCAAGAATAATGGAGTCAACTGTGAAAGTGAGATACCTTCAGTTTGGCGTATATTATGTAGGAAGGCCTCAAAGTTTCTGCGCAGAGCTTTCGTACACCCTTTTAATCGTTTCCTAg aCTGGACCAATTCCATTATATCAGATACCGATAAACGGGATCTATATGTCGGCGTCGTGGGCAAGGATTTGAATTGGTTGGAATCGTCCGCAGTGCCTTTAGTTGA GTCCATGGGCTTAACACTTCATCGTCCAAGTACAAATGAGTATAGTGCTCGAGTATTACCTCTGGAGTTACAGCGCATGAAAAATTCACGATTGATAATGCTAGTCATACCGCATCACGCACGCGGTATTGCAATAATGGCATTAGCTGCTCACTTGATCGGATTGCGCGCTAAACTCGTCCTCTGTGTTCAAGCTCTCCCCGAGGGTTTTTCCGTGTCTGGCGAAAAA TTGACGGAGCAGGCAATAAAAGACTACAATAGAGGTAGAATATATTTGTCAGACATGGCGACGCGCGAAGGTGTACCTGTTTATGAAAATATCGGCGATGCTCTGCAGCACGCGATACAAATAGTTCAAAGTCCATGCTGA